The window CAGAAGACAAAACCCACCACTCCAAtcttctcctcctttctcctccttcccctgACCTTGTATCCTCAGCATGATGCCTCATGCTCTGGAATATCCTCTGGTCAGTTGGGCTCACCTGTCCTGAAtgtgtctcctcccaacctccCAGGTACCCCCAGCCTCCTCGCCAGCCTGGCAGTACAAAAAGCACAAAATGCCTTGCCTCTGTGAGAGTTCTGCCCAGCAATACCagaaacatctctgtgttatcaaaTCAGTGTTCAGCACAACTCCATACCACAGCCCCACACCTGCCACTGACAAAAATATTAACTCTGAACCCAGCACACCTGTCAGCCCCATGCCCTTGTGCAGAGTctgtctccagctctcctgtagaCTCCTCAAGTACTGGCAGGTGCTCTGAGGTATCCCCAGAGCCTTCCCCTTCCCAggctgctgggatggagctgtcacACAGCCATGGCAACCAGGCAAGAGAATATTTGTAGCCTGGCCATGGCAATGATGTTCTGGGAGGCTGCAGAAGGACAGACTGTGAATATCTGAGTGTATCAGAGTCAGGCCAGTCCATccagtgtcagcagagctgttctGTTGGGAGCAGAAACACGTGtaggtgctggagcagcagcagctgcagctggtgggATTGATGAAATGATCAAGGAACCCACCAGACCCTGTTAGCTGACCCTGACATGCCATGCTGCAAGgcagcaaatttgggagaaattctGAGGAAACTAAAACAATTGTCAACACCTTTTAGAGTGGGTGTGAACAAACTCcctaaataaaaatagaaaacttCTCTTTTCTGTGGAATTCACTGTTTACAAAAAAGGGAAACTTTATGACTGGGTGTATAGTTGACTGATCCTGACATACCATGCTACAAGTAAGAAAATTTGAGAGAAATTCTGGGGAAATGATAACAAACAACAGTCAGCACATTTCAGGGTGGGTGTGAAAATATCCCCTGAATAAAAATAGATAACTTCTCTATTCTGTAGAATTCCTTGTTTATAACAATGGGGAAATTTTTGAAAGGGTATATATTGCAGGTGCACTCCTGAGGTTTCAAACACTCCTTTCTCGTGGGAGAAGACAGAAGGAACAGTTCAGCTGCCTGTTCTGAGACTCTGCACCAAGGTAAGCTGTTCCTCCCTCCTCATCATTGATTCCAATATTAAAAATCTCTCCTGACTTTCTGAAAAAAATATCTACATGGACAAAGCCTaggctggagctgctgagctccAAGGAGGAATCAGAGCTTATGCATGCACTGAATTTTGCAGGACTTTGTTGTTTTCTGTCAGTCAGGAGAGTACAGACAGAAGGAATGATTTGGGAAAGAAACTCAAGCAGGCTCACctaaaaattaatatcaaactgCAGAATAAGAAGGAAGGGGGAGTTTATTGAGTATTAAAAATCCATCCATGACCTTGTGAAAAACCTCGAGACAAACACAGGTGTGGTCTAAATTCCCAGGAAAAGTTACACAAAAATCTTCTTGGAAAATCCAACAACTGCCTCTTCCTGGAGAGCATATAAACCCAGAGAGTGTGAGACTGCAGCAGAGGCATTTGAGATTCCTctgccactttggggctgcaagCAGAATCCTGTGCTGCTCCTTCTCATGGTACATACATTTCTATGAATCTGTTAAAGTAGATATTAACCCACTCATGGTGTGGGTCATGCAGATGGACTTTTCAGACCCTTCTCTGCTTTATTTGGGGCAGATACAGCCGTGCTCTGCAGAGTACTGTAAAAAGTCCCGACTGGTAGTTGCAGTTCTCAGTTTGCAGCTCATTGGTCACCACATTCCCGATCCATggctggaaaagagaaaaaggaccAGATATCTtgggtcagagcagggctgtgtgcagCTCAGCATCCTGAATCCAGTGGAAATGGAGAGATGAggggcagggagaagaagaagacaagGGCAAATGTGCAAGGGGACTTGTCAAGCCTTCAGCAgtgctgagctcagcccctggCCAGCCCAAGGTGGGCTTTGTGCTTTAGAGGCTGTGGCAGCTTTGTGTGCCAGGAACCCTTTGAgctgcctgtcccagctgccttaTCCCAAATGCTGATGATATTAAATCTGTCCAATGAGTGTCTGGCAATGCAAATGGAAGCATCCCTGCTCTCCCAAACCTCTGCTGCCTCTGAAGGGAGACAAAGCCCCTCGTGTGTTTGCCATCATCCCAGGGAGCTTTTCAGCATTGTTCTCATAAAGGAATGATCTTACTGACTGCTGAAAATCCCATCAGCACTGAGaaagacaggacaggacaggttGCTGTCCAAGAAATTCCTGCAATGGTGCCTTTGCCAGTCCAGGGAAATCAATCAGCAAAGCTGAAGATGGGCATCAGCACGAATCCCAAGCAACCAGGGCAagagctgcccctcagggctggcATTGCAGCAGCCACTGTGCTGATAAGATAGAGGTGTTATCCCTCATGCTTGCTGCTGCCATCTGCTTGGCCCCTTCATTTGCTCCCTCCATGTGCCTGCAAGTTCAGAGTCTGGGGTTGGATAACGTGGAAATGCAAGGTGAGCAGCAGGACACCCATGGCCCCATGTCAGCTGAGAGGCAGGAGCCCAGGTGGATGATTTGGGGTTCAGTATTGGGTCTGACTGGAAGAGCTGAGTGTCTGTGTGAACCTGGATGGGGCCAGAGAGCTGTAGGCAGTGCAGCATTGCTGTTCTCTGCCTGCCCAATGGCCCATGAGATTAAAGCCCAGCTGAGCATGGCAGGGGGCTGAGCAGAGTCCGTGCCCAGCTGCAGGTGTGTgctgtgggaaggtgctgagagcaGGAGGGAGGTGGGCAAAGGCGACCttgtcccagggctgtgcctcagtTGCAAGATCCCTTTGCTGTGAGAGCTGATTGCAGTCCTGGTGGGTTTGGCTCTTTCCTCCTACAGGCTGAGtgctcccactgctgcctccTATTGGCTCCTAAGCCCTGTTTTTGGTTCTACTGTTATTGCCCTCGTGATTTTTCCACATGCAGGAGGACAGAAATGACTCCTTTCCTGGTCTCTCATGgtgccctcctctcccagctctgtccccctgCACACAAAGGCTCCAGGCCATGACCTGCTCCCTCCAAGCTGAGTGTCCCTCTGCATTTGCCTTCCAGGGGAGCAAGAGCCCTTCACTGAAATCCTGCCaccatgctggggctgctgctgctgcaggtgttggCCAGCTGCCTCTGGCTGGGACACAGCGAGGTGGTGGACTCCTTTAATAGCTGTCCTCAGTTCTTCTATTCGGGGACCTTTCCAAATGATGCCCTGAACCCACATAACTCAGCCCGGATCTGTCAGCGCTTCAGGAACTCGTATCACTATGCCACCCTGTACGACAGAGACAGGAGAATTCCAGTGTACTCTGCTTACAAATACCAgcctgtagaagagaagagacctcGAGGATGGTGGTTTGTTGAGCCTCAGGTGAGTGTCTCTCTTATAGCACATCACATGACCCTCCAACCATTCAGAGATGAGCTGCAGGATTTAAATTACCACTTGTATTTCATAACACCCCTCTAAACACATGCAAATGGATGCACTGGATGGGAATTTCCTCATTGAACTTCAAACACCTGCACCACATGGTTCCTCTGATGCACCTGAGACATCAGCAGAATCATGAGATGAATCACATCCCAAAGgtgcccagctctctgccctcaccTGACAGGAACAGCAAATCACATTACTTGGCATGACATGACAAAGTCAAATGcttcccctccctgtgccctgctctgctggctgacCAAGGGATGGGGAAAAGGCATCCAGGAGAGGCAAAACTTGAGGGACCAACAGTCCTGCTGGGCTCTGATCCCCACTTTGCCCTGAGCTGTTCTGCATCCCTGGCAGAGCTTATCTGCTCCCAGTGAAGTGTTAAACAGCCTTTGATTGGTGTGAGAGAAGTGAGGAGAAACACAGTATGGGGTGAGATTGCCCAGGGGACAAAGCCTCAGGGAAAAGGCACTGGAGATGAGAGGGTCAGGTTAACTGTGCAGGGATTTCTGGAGGGACATTGCACTGCAGGCAGTGCAAAGGGAGGAGCATCAGTGTTGGTCCAGTCACAAGGGTGGGATCTTCACCCATGGGCAGTGACCCCTGAGCACCTTTGGCTCAGGCTTGGTCCAGAAGGATTCAGCAGACAGACAGAACTCCACAAGTTCTAGAGCCTTCCCAAATGTCCTTCAGACAAACCTCAGGAGAACAGGCCAGGCCAATTGCAGAAGAGATAAAGAAGCAATTCCTGTCATTGCTAAGGACAGAGTAGCAGGACAGCATTTGGGGGAAGGTGAGCCAGAGAAGGAAGCCACATGCCCTACTCCAAAGGAAGGCTCAATATGTTTCTCTAAAGATGAACCAAGTGATGTTAAAGTTatgaaaaaaatcatcttttcaTCTTATGCATAGGAACTCAAGCACCTAATCTGGTCTTGCGCCCCTGCAGCCTCCACATTCTCTTTTTTTggtaaatcatagaatggtttatgTTGAaaaaaccttaaagatcatctcagtCCAATTGCCTTGCATGGACCAGGCCACTTGCCATTAGACCAGAATGCTTCAATGCCTATCTAACCTGGCATTTTCCTCCTGGACATTGGACCCTGGCCTTCCAAAAAACCTTTGATTTTGTTGATTTTCTCCTGAGTCCTTTTTGGAGTATTtagtttcccttaaaaaaaagcaCACTTTTGGGATGAGAGGCGCCTCTCAGAGGCTGATCATTTGTAACTTCTTTGCAGTGATGCTGCAGAACATTCTCCCTGGCCCAGATCAGCTCTGGGACACATTCTCAGCACTGCTGTAACAGATTCCATTCACATTGAGATCTTTTTGCCTATTGAGCAAAACTGTTCATCCTTCAATGAACTGTAGCGCTCCCAGGGAAACCTCAGCTCCAGGACTGATTTCCTGACACTTCTCCCTATGTATGGGGTTACAGGAGGCAACCTCTGGTGTTCCAGGACTGGGATACACTTGTAGCAACAacacataaaatcacagaatcacagcatcacAGTGTGGTGTGATGGGATCCAGGGAGAGCCCTAGGCAGATTTGGGCTGTGAAGGCAGGAGGAAAGGGGAGCAGGTGGCAGCGGAGATGAAGTCCCACCAAAATTACCTTTCAATCCTGGGATTGGGAAATGCTTCTTGTCTCGTGCATGCATCCATTCtcccagcacaggctggaggcAGGATCAGAAAGGTCACAAGTCAAACTGAGAGCAGTCAGATTCTGAGCTGGTTGCCCTTTTAAGCTTTTGTGTTCGTGTGGGTTGGTCATGTCTATGATTTCTCTCAGATTCATTCATTTTCATACACTGAGATGACAAAAATTGGGATTTGACCATGTGAGACTTCTGCTTCAGGGAAATCTTCTCCATaactcccattccccattctaacacttctttctttttccctgtaCAGCTCACAGGTAAGTGTAATCTTAATGATATGGAAACAGAGTCATACCTCAAGGATAAATGCAAAATCTCCCTAGACGATATCAAAAAGAGCCAGGCTGTGCGTGATGACTACAGAGGACTGAAGAGTTTGGTGCATGGCCATTTGAGTCCCACTGGGCATATGGATAACGATGTGAGTAAAATGGCTACCTTCACCTTTACCAACATAGTGCCCCAGGACAGCATTCTCAACAACGGCAAGTGGAGGGTCTATGAGGATAAAACAATGAAGAAAAACACCGAGGACTGTAAAACCACCTACGTGATCACAGGTGCTGTGCCTGGGAACACCTACGTATCTGACAACAGGGTGAACAGACCCAGCCACATCTGGTCAGCTGCCTGCTGCCTGGGGGACGAAGAGCCCCAAGACGCTTGGGGGGCCATTGCTGAGAATGACAAGAACCAGGTGGAGGAGCTCAGCCTgggggagctggaggagaggtTGACTGAGCTCTATGGTGGAACGGTTACTCTGTTCAACAATGCATGTCCCCGGAAAAAAGCCTCGCATAATCATTAGAATAGCCTCGGGGGCTTTTCCCAcatatcatagaatcacagaatcacagagtggttggtttggatgggaccttaaagccctaaagatcatctcattctcaCCTGTAtccatgggaagggacaccttccactacaccagctTGTTCCAAGccctccccagcctggccttgagcccttccagggatggggcagtcaaACAGCTCTGGGTAACATTTACTCGTACCACAGCCTGCTCACTGTAATTTACTGCTTTATAAtttcccatctaaccctgcctccATTAGTGTGAAACCATTCCCTCCTGTCCTCTCACTCCATACCCTTGTCCAAATACCCTCTCCAGCCCTCTTGGAGGTCCTTGATGTACTGCACTCTCAgcagtcttctccaggctgaacatccccagctctctcaccctctccccagagcagacacaccCCAGCCCTTGGAGCACCTTCATGGCCTCCACGGGACTGCACTCCAACAGCTTTGGATCCTTCTTGTGCTgtgggcccagagctggaggcagcactgcaggtggggtctgagcAGAGCAGGGTAGAGGGGGACAAATGTCCTGGTCAGAGTCTGTGCTGCTTCCTTCTCTGGTGTGTTTCCAGCTCTGTCCCTCAGGgcacctcctgctctgctcaAAGGCACAAAGATGTGGGCAGAGCCTccagctgctttgctttgctgcCCATGTCAGGAGAGAGCTCTGAGGAACGAGTCCTCTCCTCCTCAGCTGTCCCCAAGAGTGTGCAGCTGACTTGTCCCTCACCTCCTTAGCCAGGCTGTGGCACCAGGGCGCCTCAGGGTGCCCAGAGATCCTGTCTGTAGATCTCCATGTCTGGAGATGCCCAAAGCCCAACAATACATGATTCTGGACAACCTGCTCTAGCTGATCCTGCTGGAGCCTGGAGCGTGGACTAGAAGGTCCTGAGAAGTCCCTCCAAAACACAacaattcagtgattctgtgatcctggcacatgcttttgtttgcttgcttttgaaagtgcaccttgagagcagcagctgTTGTATCAGAGAGGCAGGCTTTGGCATCAGATCCATAGAGAGCTTGGAGCAGCCAAAGCTGAATTCCTGTGCTGCACTCCTTGGACACCTTcatgctctgctctgcttctgaAGCTTTTCTGCAGATTGATGGGAAACTGATTTGGGGAAATGTATTCAATGCTTGTCAAAGATCAATGTGTGCCCCATCATGGAGTTTGCAAGAGCTTACAATAAAAGTGATTTGCTGCAGTGCTGCATTGCAGGGTCATGTCGTCTATAAACCACAAGCTGCTTCTCACTGAAATTTCTACACCCTCCACAGAAGTCGCAGTGCCCAGAGCATCCTTGCAGGACATTGGGTATGAAATGCAATCAGAGGATGCCACAACACCCACAGCAGTGTCACCATCAGACACCAGTCATTCTCCTGTGAATAGGGATGAACAAAATGTGCCAGGGTGCCAACAGCTCATGCAAGCTGTGTCACTTTCAGAGGTGCCAGCTTGGCACTGGACATCTCAGTTCAGGGGCTGTTGTTCATTGTCCTGCTGGGTCTCACTGCTCAGCCAGGACCAACCTGTTTGGGGGCTGCTCTAAAACACAGGTTCTGGTGGGTTTGCAGAGTGAGGCAGCCCCATGCAGGTGTCTCCAGgtgtgctggtgtcccagctgtGACCGCAGCCAGCAGAGCTCCAGGCCTGCCTCAGCTGCATACAGAGCTGCACCCTGggcccctgcagctgccctgagctttgGAGAGCCCCACTGGGGCTGGCTGATGTGCTGCAGCATCCTGGGCAACAGGCACccccagctgggccagcagcCAGAGGCCAGGCCCCttccccaggggcagctctgggggctctgcacacctgagcacaggcaccaGGTGCCAGGGCAGACACGGGGCACGGCCTGGCAGCACCATGCAGTTCTGCTCCTCTTGCCTCCAGCTGCCATGGCCGCAGCAGCAAGAGCCCTGCCTTGTGCCAGCTGGGCTGCTCACACCCCTGGGAGAAGATGTTGCTTTTCGGCGAGCAAAGTGAGCACATCACTCTCACTGCCTTTGCTGGAAGCTcctgccctcccagctcctctgcctgGATGGATTTTCTCTGCTGGGATCAAATGCTGACACAGCCCCTGCTGGGATGAAAGCATCACAGTGATTTCAGGCTGAGGCCCCTCTGCAGACACCTCTGCTGTACCTCAGGCTGAGGCTCCCTCTGACTTGCTCACCCACCTCTGCACACTGGCTGGGGCTTGGGACCACACTCATCCTCACCATTCCTCATGCCATGTCTCACTGCCGCCACCTTCCAGGCTCTGGAGCCACTGGCTGCTTGAACAACTGTCGTGGTTTGACACTGGTCAAACACCAGGCACCCACAAAAGCTGCTCACTCAGCCTCCCCTGTCATAGCTGGacagtggagagaaaaaaaataataaaagatttatgagttgagataaggactgggagtaAACACTCCCAAGGGCAAAACTTGTTAAACTTAGAGATAGAAAGTGAGTTTTTTACAAACACAATCAGAGgaagataatgagaagtaaaatagccctttaaaaacactttttttgTCCTCAGCCATTCCCTCCTTCCCACAACCAGCACAGGCAGACAGAGTGAGGGGGgcttggtcagttcatcacccaaggTTCTCTTCCaatgctcagggagaggagtccctcCCCTTCTGCACCGTGGGGCCCCTCCCATGGTAGACAGTTCTTGAACTTCTCCAGTGTGGCTCCACTCTCACTAGCAGCAGTCCAACCAAAACTGCTGACACAGGAGTCCCTCCCACAGGCACACAGTCCTCCCCAAACTGCCCTGGCCTGGGTCATCCTTCCATTGAGTGCAATCCTCACAGGACAGGCTGCTgtaacaggggagcaggggaccCTTCTCTTCACCAGGTCTCCCAGTGGATCCCAGCACCCACCCACTCCAGCATGGGCAGCTCTGaaatgggctgtgggtggatctctgcattccccatggatccccacgggctgtgggtggatctctgcatcccctatggatccccatgggctgtgggtggatctctgcattcccgatggatccccatgggctgtgggtggatctctgcacttCCCAaagatccccatgggctgtgggtggatctctgcattccccatggatccccataggctgtgggtggatctctgcattccccatggatACCCAGGGCATGCAGGGGAACTGCTGCTTCACCACAGTCACACCATGGCCTACAGAGGAATCTCTGCTCTGGTACCTGGAGCatcacctctccctccttctccactgaccttggtgtctccattgtttccctcacatgttctcaacTCATCCTAATCTAAGCTGCAATTCAAACTGCACATGCCACTTTGCTTTGATTTTCCACTTAAATATGTTATTCCAGAGGTTTTACAAACATCTCTAACTGGGCCAGCTCTGGCCACCAGCAtctccatcttcagagccatcagggactggatatgccagacatggtggaagcttctagcagcttctcacagaagcaacCTCTGTGGCCCTTCTGCTACAAAAATCCAGCCTGTGCAAAACCAACACACCAACCCCATCAGTTCTAATCAGTGCTGGGTCTCTGGAGAGGTGCCAGATGCCTGGAGTTTGGCCATTGAGACACCCATccacaagaagggctggaaggagaatCTGGGGAACTAGAGGTGCGTCCACCTGACCTTGCATCCCAGAAGGGTTTTAGAGCAGATTGTCCTGAGTGATGACAGGGCACATCCAGGAGAACCAAGGCATCAGtcccagccagcagggctttAGTAAAGGCAGGTCCTGCAGAGTGAACTGGATCTCCTTTGATGACCAGATGACCAGCCCAGTGAAGGAGGGGGGTGGCTGTGGAAGTGTCTACCTGGACTTCACCAAAGCCTCTGGCacagtctcccacagcattcttcTGGAAAAGCTGTCAGCCCAGGCCTTGGAGAGGTGCTCTCCTGGCTGCCTCAGGAGCTGCCTGCATGTCCAGGCCCAGAGAGCCTTGGTGACAGTGCCACATGCAGCTGGCGGCCGGACACAAGcgctgtccccagtgtggggCCCGGTCCCGTTGAAGATCTTtcctgatgatctggatgaggggatgcaGGGAACACTCAGCAAGATCACAGATGGTGCCAAGTTTGGAGGGAGCCTcagctgctggagggcaggaaggctctgcagagggatctgcacAGGCTGGATCCACGGGCCGAGGCCACCTCTGCAGGCCGTGCAGAGCAAGGCCATGGAGCTGCTGAAGGCCCTGCAGGGAAaggcctgtgaggagcagctgaggcagctggggtTCTTTAGCCCAGACATGGGGGCTCTGAGAGATCATTTCTCTCCACAGCTCCCTGAAAAGGGGGTGTAGCCAGCTGGGGATCTGCATTTTCTGCTGGACAGCCATCGAGACGATGAGAGGGCAAGGCCTCGACCTGCAACAGAAGAGATTCTGGTGGCACatgaggaggaatttcttcacataaAGGGTGATTcaacattggaatggactgcctgAAGATGTGGTGAAATCCCAGTTCCtggagactggatgtggcacttggtgccatggtccaTTTGAACAGGGTGTGATTGGTCCAAAGTTGGACTCCACGATgccagaggccttttccaacagaAATAATTCTGTGCTTCTCCCATGGAGCCAGCTtggagctgagcacagggctgccccagctccacaaGCATGCTGCCAGGCACCTTTCAGCTGGCATTGCCTCTGCTTTCTGCTGAGCCTGCTGTGAATGGGCCATAGGGATGGAGCCCTttgctgagcccagagctgctccatgccCACAGTGGGGTGGGAAGCACCTGAGTTCCCTGGGAAGGTGCAGCtgcactgccatggcagggtAATTTTCCagtttgctctgtgtgtgtccatcTTTGGGGAGAGCTCTGGGCTCCAGTGTGTCACAGGGGTTTTTGTCGCTCaggaaaaattattttgctgGGAATTCTGAGGATACATCATGACCTCAGGCCACTTCAGTGCAAAGTGTTGGATCAGGTAGCTGGATAGATCTTCCCCATTAATTCCAATGGTTCACATTCTGTGGACTGAACATGTTGCCATGTGCTGTCCCAAAAGAGAAGGAAACAGGAGAATCAAGCCAGTGGCATCTTCTGACCTCTGCTTGAGAGAGCTGCTAAGCAAAGATCCTTTGGTGAATGGGGGAAACAAAGTTCCCTGTTTGGCAACTTTTATGAGGTTATATTGTAAAGTTACAGCTCTGATTTCTGAGGAACTGCTTATCTGTTGTATATCCGGGTGGCTTTTCGTTTACCCTCCCTGCAATGAGGTCCTCACTTCCTGTACCTGGGCAAAATGTCCCTTGCTGATGGGCAACAGCACTTTGGCACGGGAATATCAGCCAAGAACCCTTGGGGTCAGGTCAGGAGGTGTTCAGGGACGCTGCTGCCCAAGTGCTGTGCCCCACACGTGAAGATGCTGCAGAGAACAATGTGGAAAACCTGCTCTAGCTGATCGTGCTGCATCAGTGTGGAGTtgtgggacattttggggatctTTGATGGTTTATGGCCCCTTCTAATGATGTGACCACTCTTGAGCCCTGCTTTGTTCTGTCAGTTGGGCCTCATCGGAAAGGAGGAATTTGCCCCACCTCCACCAGATCTGCTTCTTCTTGGCCTTCTCCCTCATTCTGGCTAAACCCCACTTTGTTTAAGACATCAGTGCCAGGTTAACAGAGACTAAAGAAACCACAGGACTCAACCAGCATGTTTAAACCAACTTTGGTCTAACACACGTCTTCTGGACGCTTATGGTAGTAACAACCAACTCATCATTCTATTATTCCTGGACTTTTGGAAATGGAAGAAAATGCGTCCAGTTTAGCTTTAAATGAATGAATGGccattgaatcacagaatatttgggGTTGGAAAGGGCTTAATGACCAGCCTAATTCCATGCCCTCCCACAGGCAGGgaaaccttccactatcccaggctgctccaagcctggtTCAACCTCGCCACGAACACTTGAAGGCAT of the Melospiza melodia melodia isolate bMelMel2 chromosome 4, bMelMel2.pri, whole genome shotgun sequence genome contains:
- the LOC134417003 gene encoding endonuclease domain-containing 1 protein-like, coding for MLGLLLLQVLASCLWLGHSEVVDSFNSCPQFFYSGTFPNDALNPHNSARICQRFRNSYHYATLYDRDRRIPVYSAYKYQPVEEKRPRGWWFVEPQLTGKCNLNDMETESYLKDKCKISLDDIKKSQAVRDDYRGLKSLVHGHLSPTGHMDNDVSKMATFTFTNIVPQDSILNNGKWRVYEDKTMKKNTEDCKTTYVITGAVPGNTYVSDNRVNRPSHIWSAACCLGDEEPQDAWGAIAENDKNQVEELSLGELEERLTELYGGTVTLFNNACPRKKASHNH